One genomic region from Stackebrandtia nassauensis DSM 44728 encodes:
- a CDS encoding helix-turn-helix domain-containing protein, which produces MEWSERPIGRRVAYWRQRRGMSQQVFADAIGKSKSWVDKVERGVRTLDKYSVLNEIADALAIDAQLLLGRDTPRRDDRYNCIDQLEVNSIRASLERYERLGRYLGAAALEPVSVSELRKSVKHAWFAFEGANYPVLARTLIELLKSAPIAEEHAPEHEKAEAAGLLTQVYQIASSVLRKLGEAQLSWLAADRAIGAAQRCDDPLLIGIATMRVGNALRSLGRHQAALDLNVQVAHGLMTEIGSAARAQPEALSVYGILLLQGAMAASLSGDTATTRDLLNSAGRAASRVGPGVNHYWTSFGPMNVELHRAASAVELGDGRLALQIHERLDRAELEGLVPERRAHHYLDLARGCAQIGEFDKAGRALVAADRNAPSEIRCRPIAHEVISDVLRRTRGSAPLPVRQLADRMGIAALCRSSR; this is translated from the coding sequence ATGGAGTGGTCAGAACGGCCTATAGGTCGCCGAGTCGCCTATTGGCGACAACGACGTGGAATGTCCCAGCAGGTCTTCGCCGACGCGATCGGCAAGTCCAAGAGCTGGGTGGACAAAGTAGAACGGGGAGTGCGCACACTAGACAAGTACTCGGTGCTCAACGAGATCGCCGACGCGCTCGCGATCGACGCGCAACTGCTGCTCGGCCGGGACACCCCGCGTCGCGACGATCGCTACAACTGCATCGACCAGTTGGAGGTCAACAGCATCCGGGCCTCGCTGGAGCGCTACGAACGACTGGGCCGGTACCTGGGCGCCGCCGCGCTGGAACCCGTCTCGGTCTCCGAGTTGCGCAAGTCGGTGAAACACGCGTGGTTCGCCTTCGAGGGCGCGAACTATCCGGTGCTGGCGCGCACCCTCATCGAACTGCTGAAGTCCGCGCCGATCGCCGAGGAACACGCCCCCGAACACGAGAAGGCCGAGGCGGCCGGACTGCTGACGCAGGTGTACCAGATCGCCTCCTCGGTGCTGCGCAAACTCGGTGAGGCCCAACTGTCCTGGCTGGCCGCCGACCGGGCCATCGGGGCGGCGCAACGCTGCGACGACCCGCTGCTCATCGGCATCGCCACCATGCGGGTCGGCAACGCGCTGCGGTCCCTGGGCCGCCACCAGGCCGCCCTCGACCTCAACGTCCAGGTCGCGCACGGACTGATGACCGAGATCGGCTCGGCCGCGCGCGCCCAACCCGAAGCCCTGAGCGTCTACGGAATCCTGCTGTTGCAGGGCGCCATGGCCGCCTCGCTGTCGGGGGACACCGCGACCACGCGGGACCTGCTGAACTCGGCGGGCCGGGCCGCCAGCCGGGTGGGGCCGGGCGTCAACCACTACTGGACCTCCTTCGGGCCCATGAACGTCGAACTGCACCGGGCCGCCTCGGCGGTGGAACTGGGCGACGGCAGGCTGGCGCTGCAGATCCACGAGCGACTGGACCGGGCCGAGCTGGAGGGGCTGGTGCCCGAACGCCGGGCCCACCACTACCTCGACCTGGCCCGGGGCTGCGCCCAGATCGGCGAGTTCGACAAGGCGGGCCGGGCACTGGTGGCCGCCGATCGCAACGCCCCCAGCGAGATCCGGTGCCGCCCCATCGCCCACGAGGTCATCTCCGACGTGCTGCGCCGCACCCGGGGCTCGGCCCCGCTGCCGGTGCGGCAGCTCGCCGACCGCATGGGCATCGCCGCGTTATGCCGTTCCAGCCGGTGA
- a CDS encoding glutamine synthetase family protein: protein MERQQEFVLRTLEERDIRFVRLWFTDVLGTLKSVSVAPAELESAFDEGVGFDGSAVEGFARVYESDMVAMPDATTFQVFPFEGTGIGESARIFCDIVTPDGAPSWADPRHVLRRALARAADAGFTYYTHPEIEFFLFEDPVKGKPPVPVDEGGYFDNTTHAVARDFRRQAILALERIGISVEFSHHEVAPGQQEIDLRYADAMATADNIMTFRHVVKEVALSAGVQASFMPKPFTDQPGSGMHTHLSLFEGEDNAFHDPSDDIKLSKTGKAFIAGLLKHAPEYTAITNQWVNSYKRLFSMPLANRVNEAPAYVCWGHRNRSALVRVPAYGKPNSARVEVRSLDSATNPYLAFAVMLGAGLRGIEQGYELPPGTEDDVWALTDRERRAAGYRQLPANLAEAIDAMADSELVAEVLGEQVFDFFLKNKQAEWDDYRCQVSAYELNRYQDL from the coding sequence GTGGAACGCCAGCAGGAGTTCGTACTGCGCACGCTGGAAGAGCGTGACATCCGGTTTGTCCGGCTGTGGTTCACCGACGTGCTGGGCACCCTGAAATCGGTGAGTGTCGCCCCGGCCGAGCTGGAGTCGGCCTTCGACGAGGGCGTGGGTTTCGACGGCTCGGCGGTGGAGGGTTTCGCCCGCGTCTACGAGTCCGACATGGTCGCGATGCCCGACGCCACCACCTTCCAGGTCTTCCCGTTCGAGGGCACCGGCATCGGTGAGAGCGCCCGGATCTTCTGCGACATCGTCACCCCGGACGGCGCGCCCAGCTGGGCCGACCCCAGGCACGTGCTGCGTCGGGCGCTGGCCCGGGCCGCCGACGCCGGGTTCACGTACTACACCCACCCCGAGATCGAGTTCTTCCTGTTCGAGGATCCCGTCAAGGGCAAGCCGCCGGTCCCGGTCGACGAGGGCGGCTATTTCGACAACACCACCCACGCGGTGGCGCGGGACTTCCGGCGGCAGGCGATCCTGGCGCTGGAGCGCATCGGGATCTCGGTGGAGTTCAGCCACCACGAGGTGGCGCCGGGCCAGCAGGAGATCGACCTGCGCTACGCCGACGCGATGGCCACCGCCGACAACATCATGACGTTTCGGCACGTGGTCAAGGAGGTGGCGCTGTCGGCGGGGGTGCAGGCCAGTTTCATGCCCAAGCCGTTCACCGACCAGCCCGGCAGCGGGATGCACACGCACCTGTCGCTGTTCGAGGGCGAGGACAACGCCTTCCACGACCCGTCCGACGACATCAAACTGTCCAAGACGGGCAAGGCGTTCATCGCGGGGCTGCTGAAGCACGCACCGGAGTACACCGCGATCACCAACCAGTGGGTGAACTCGTACAAGCGGCTGTTCTCGATGCCGCTGGCCAATCGTGTCAACGAGGCCCCGGCGTATGTCTGCTGGGGACACCGCAACCGTTCGGCGCTGGTTCGGGTTCCCGCGTACGGAAAACCCAACTCGGCGCGGGTGGAGGTGCGGTCCCTGGATTCGGCGACGAACCCGTATCTGGCGTTCGCCGTGATGCTCGGTGCCGGTCTGCGCGGCATCGAACAGGGCTACGAGCTGCCTCCCGGCACAGAGGACGATGTGTGGGCGCTGACCGATCGCGAACGCCGGGCGGCGGGCTATCGGCAGCTTCCCGCCAACCTGGCCGAGGCGATCGACGCGATGGCGGATTCGGAGCTGGTGGCCGAGGTTCTCGGGGAACAGGTCTTCGACTTCTTCCTCAAGAACAAGCAGGCCGAGTGGGACGACTACCGGTGCCAGGTCTCGGCCTATGAGCTGAACCGATACCAGGACCTGTAG
- a CDS encoding TVP38/TMEM64 family protein has protein sequence MKPSPVRRRVRRFAYLVVGVAALAALTLAFGPKDPAAAKDLVNQAGIIAPVVAVVGTALGIVVMIPRTFMSIASGMLFGWLAGFVYVILGTMLGAGIGFALGRLLGREFVAEKLRRWSTVEPGEAPGARVKAVRWVERGIARTDGLLERHGVLGIWIARVIPLSHFGFLSYACGTASVRLAPYLLGTLIGAIPGSLGYTAVGGAAFSAGGLSLALGLAVGMNVFSLAVVALVRRFFGRRGTVEAETG, from the coding sequence ATGAAGCCATCTCCGGTTCGCAGACGCGTCCGGCGATTCGCGTACCTGGTCGTGGGCGTCGCCGCGCTGGCGGCGCTCACGCTCGCGTTCGGGCCCAAGGACCCGGCCGCCGCGAAGGATCTGGTGAACCAGGCCGGGATCATCGCGCCCGTGGTCGCCGTCGTCGGGACCGCGCTGGGCATCGTGGTGATGATCCCCCGCACCTTCATGTCCATCGCCTCGGGAATGCTGTTCGGCTGGCTGGCCGGATTCGTCTACGTCATCCTGGGCACCATGCTCGGCGCCGGTATCGGTTTCGCGCTCGGACGGCTGCTGGGCCGCGAGTTCGTGGCCGAGAAGCTGCGCCGCTGGTCGACCGTGGAACCGGGCGAGGCACCCGGCGCCCGCGTCAAGGCGGTGCGCTGGGTCGAGCGTGGCATCGCCAGGACCGACGGCCTGCTGGAACGGCACGGCGTCCTGGGCATCTGGATCGCACGCGTCATCCCGTTGTCCCACTTCGGTTTCCTGTCCTACGCCTGCGGCACCGCCTCGGTGCGGCTGGCCCCGTACCTGCTGGGGACGCTCATCGGCGCCATCCCCGGGTCGCTGGGCTACACCGCCGTCGGCGGCGCCGCCTTCAGCGCCGGGGGACTGTCGCTCGCCCTGGGCCTGGCCGTGGGAATGAACGTGTTCAGCCTCGCGGTTGTGGCATTGGTGCGACGGTTCTTCGGACGCCGTGGCACCGTAGAGGCCGAAACCGGATGA
- a CDS encoding helical backbone metal receptor produces MRDDLGVEYLAGPPRRVVSLVPSATETIALAAPWLLVGATDYCDHPIDLAVPRVGGSKYPKLNAVLSCRPDLVVANAEENRKSDVEELRAAGIAVWVSFPKTVPQACDSAAAMLAALGVGEPEWIGRARRLWTRAEPLTRSAVIPIWRKPWMVLGPGTFAGDVLARLGVSNVFDDSATPYPKTTVEDMLARRPDLAVLPDEPYAFTADDGPEALAPLPCCLVSGRHLTWHGPSLVEAHEVLGRQLREATAAR; encoded by the coding sequence ATGAGGGACGACCTGGGCGTCGAGTACCTGGCGGGTCCGCCGAGGCGGGTGGTGTCGCTGGTGCCCTCGGCCACCGAGACCATCGCGCTGGCGGCGCCGTGGCTGTTGGTGGGCGCCACCGACTACTGCGATCATCCGATCGATCTGGCGGTGCCCCGGGTGGGCGGCAGCAAGTACCCGAAGCTGAACGCGGTGCTGTCGTGTCGTCCGGATCTGGTGGTGGCCAACGCGGAGGAGAACCGCAAGTCCGATGTAGAGGAATTGCGGGCGGCGGGGATCGCGGTGTGGGTGAGCTTCCCCAAGACGGTGCCGCAGGCGTGTGACTCGGCCGCCGCGATGCTGGCGGCGCTGGGCGTCGGGGAGCCGGAGTGGATCGGACGGGCGCGTCGGCTGTGGACGCGAGCCGAGCCACTGACCCGCTCGGCGGTGATCCCGATCTGGCGCAAACCGTGGATGGTGCTGGGTCCGGGGACATTCGCCGGGGACGTGCTGGCGCGGCTGGGCGTGTCCAATGTCTTCGACGACTCCGCCACCCCGTACCCGAAGACCACTGTGGAGGACATGCTGGCGCGGCGGCCCGACCTGGCGGTGCTGCCGGACGAGCCCTACGCGTTCACCGCCGACGACGGCCCCGAGGCGCTGGCGCCGCTGCCGTGCTGCCTGGTGTCGGGGCGGCACCTGACCTGGCACGGGCCCAGCCTGGTGGAGGCGCACGAGGTGCTCGGTCGGCAGTTGCGCGAGGCCACGGCCGCGCGTTAG
- the panB gene encoding 3-methyl-2-oxobutanoate hydroxymethyltransferase: protein MSEHKEVPSLYGPARKTSRVRTRDLKLAKERGEKWAMLTSYDQYTAAMFDEIGIPALLIGDSAANNVFGYETTLPVTIDELLPLVSAVVRSTKRTLVVADLPFGSYEASPQQALESAVRFMKAGANAVKLEGGVRMREQIAALTGAGIPVMAHIGFTPQSENLVGGYRVAGRGEHADSVLADAYAVAEAGAFAVVLEMVMSDVAARVTKELEIPTIGIGAGGDTDAQVLVWQDMAGLRQGPAPRFVKRYANVASVIAEAAKTYADEVKNGAFPAPEHGFH from the coding sequence ATGTCCGAGCACAAAGAAGTGCCGAGCCTGTACGGTCCCGCCCGCAAGACCAGCCGGGTACGCACCCGCGACCTGAAACTGGCCAAGGAACGCGGCGAGAAGTGGGCGATGCTCACCAGCTACGACCAGTACACCGCCGCGATGTTCGACGAGATCGGCATCCCGGCGCTGCTCATCGGCGATTCGGCGGCCAACAACGTCTTCGGCTACGAGACCACGCTGCCGGTCACGATCGACGAACTGCTGCCGCTGGTGTCCGCCGTGGTCCGCTCCACCAAACGCACCCTCGTCGTCGCCGACCTCCCGTTCGGCTCCTACGAGGCCTCACCCCAGCAGGCCCTGGAGAGCGCGGTGCGGTTCATGAAGGCCGGAGCCAACGCGGTCAAACTCGAGGGCGGCGTGCGGATGCGCGAGCAGATCGCCGCGCTGACCGGCGCGGGCATCCCCGTCATGGCCCACATCGGCTTCACCCCGCAAAGCGAGAACCTGGTCGGCGGCTACCGGGTCGCGGGACGCGGCGAGCACGCCGACTCCGTCCTGGCCGACGCCTACGCCGTCGCCGAGGCGGGAGCCTTCGCGGTGGTCCTGGAGATGGTGATGTCCGACGTGGCCGCGCGGGTCACGAAGGAACTGGAGATCCCGACCATCGGCATCGGCGCGGGCGGCGACACCGACGCGCAGGTACTGGTGTGGCAGGACATGGCCGGCCTGCGCCAGGGACCGGCCCCCCGGTTCGTCAAGCGCTACGCGAACGTCGCCTCCGTCATCGCCGAGGCCGCGAAGACCTACGCCGACGAGGTCAAGAACGGCGCCTTCCCCGCCCCGGAACACGGCTTCCACTAG